The sequence CCCAAGACCCTGACCCTGCGCGCGCAGGGTGAAGGCGTCGTCAAGGCCAGCGCCTTCGAGGTGCCGTCCGACGCCGAGATCGTCAACCCCGATCTCGTCATCGCCACGCTCGCCGAGGATGGCAAGCTGGTCATGGAAGTGCGTGTGGAGGAAGGCGAAGGCTACGTGCCCGCCGACAAGCACGCCACCAAAGACCGCATCAACTCCATTCCCGTTGATGCCGTGTTCAGCCCGGTGCGCCGCGTCGCCTACCACGTCGAGAACACCCGCGTGGGCCAGCAGACGGACCTGGATCGCCTGATCCTGCGTGTCTGGACCGACGGCAGCGCCACCCCCCAGGACGCCCTGGACAAGGCCGTGGAGATCCTGCGCGACGAGCTGACCGTGTTCGGCAACGTGGAAACCCTCCCCGCGCTGACCCCGGAATACCAGCCGCCCGTATACACGCCCGCGCCCACACCGCAGGCGAACGTCTACGACCTGCCCCCCACGCCCACGTCGCTGAACCTCAATCCCGGCGATTACCCCGCCGAGATGGACTCGCCCCGCGTGACGCTCGAAGGTCTGGGGCTCACGACCCGCGTGCTGCACTCCCTGAAGGAAGAAGGCATCGATTCGGTGGACGCCCTGTGCGCCCTGAGCGACCGCGACCTGAAGAAAGTGCCCGGCATCGGCGAGCGCAGCCTCGACGAAATCAAACAGCAACTCGCCCAGTTCGGCCTCGCGCTTCGCGACTGAGCCGCACCTGAACCCAAAGGAGACTTCCCATGCGCCACGGTAAAGCCGGACGCAAGCTCAACCGCAACAGCAGCTCGCGTACCGCCCTGGCCCGTGCCCAGGCGACCGCCCTGCTGCGCGAGGGCCGCATCCAGACGACCCTCACGAAGGCCAAGGAGCTGCGCCCTTACGTCGAGAAACTGATCACCACCGCCAAGGGTGGCGACCTGCACGCCCGCCGCCTCGTCGCCCAGGACATCCACGACAACGACGTAGTGCGCAAGGTCATGGACGAGGTGGCCCCCAAGTACGCCGAGCGTCCCGGTGGCTATACCCGCATCCTGCGGATCGGCACGCGTCGCGGCGACGGCGTGACCATGGCCCTGATCGAACTGGTGTAAGACCATCCGGTCTGCCTGCCCCCGCTCCGGCGGGGGTCTTTTTTGGTGTCGGACACGCCGACAGATGTCGCTGTATCGCAGGTTGTCCTGCTACCCTGCCGTATGACTCCAACCCTCGTGATCGTGCCCGGCCTGGGTGACAGCGGCCCGGAGCACTGGCAGACCCTGTGGACGCAGAAATTTGGGGCGACCCGTGTGCAGCAGGACGATCTGCATACCCCCACCCC comes from Deinococcus sp. KSM4-11 and encodes:
- the rplQ gene encoding 50S ribosomal protein L17; this encodes MRHGKAGRKLNRNSSSRTALARAQATALLREGRIQTTLTKAKELRPYVEKLITTAKGGDLHARRLVAQDIHDNDVVRKVMDEVAPKYAERPGGYTRILRIGTRRGDGVTMALIELV
- a CDS encoding DNA-directed RNA polymerase subunit alpha, with the protein product MDQKRPQLKARVDGDYGEFVLEPLTRGYGVTIGNPIRRILMSSIPGTAVTSVYIEDVLHEFSTIPGVKEDVIQLILNLKEMVVRFHAPGPKTLTLRAQGEGVVKASAFEVPSDAEIVNPDLVIATLAEDGKLVMEVRVEEGEGYVPADKHATKDRINSIPVDAVFSPVRRVAYHVENTRVGQQTDLDRLILRVWTDGSATPQDALDKAVEILRDELTVFGNVETLPALTPEYQPPVYTPAPTPQANVYDLPPTPTSLNLNPGDYPAEMDSPRVTLEGLGLTTRVLHSLKEEGIDSVDALCALSDRDLKKVPGIGERSLDEIKQQLAQFGLALRD